The DNA region AACCAGCCATTCGCATTAACAGGCGCTTTTGTTTTCGAAAGTGTGGAAAGCACGAATAACAGGAAATCACGTCAAATTCCTCTCCTGGTTCATAGTTTTCCACGTCCTCACATACATACTTGATCCCCCGGTTGCCGAATTTTTCCCGAGCGATCTGGAGCATCCTTTCCGAGAAATCGAGTGCGATTATCCGGCCTGCCCTTCCCAGTCGTTTCAGAAAAATTGGTATCAGTACTCCGGTACCGGAACCCACATCCAAAATACGGGCATTCGGTGGAATCTCGAACAAGGAAAAAAGCCGGCGTATTTTGGAGCCGTCGTGAACGACCCGTTCATCCCAACAGTCGGCCAATCGATCAAAATAATCTTTTAGTGTCTCTGTGTGCATACGGGTCTGCGCAAACATCAGCGACCCTCCCGTTCCCTATGTTCCTGCAAAGCGGCTGGGCAACTCTCTTTCCCAAAGGGGGAAGGAGGTGAAGTGGATGACGATTTCCGGCAATCTGGTCAAGAAGAGACCCTAAAGAAGCGCAAACCCATCACGACCCATTGACCGAAAAAGGCCATCCCTCTTCCGAGAATCATGGACAGACCCGCACGGCGGTTATCTCCCATCGCTCCTTCTAATATCTATACCAGGTCACAACGCCATATGTTCCCATCTTTGATTCCACTGCAATAAGTAATTCTGCTGCAAAAG from Atribacteraceae bacterium includes:
- a CDS encoding class I SAM-dependent methyltransferase, which encodes MFAQTRMHTETLKDYFDRLADCWDERVVHDGSKIRRLFSLFEIPPNARILDVGSGTGVLIPIFLKRLGRAGRIIALDFSERMLQIAREKFGNRGIKYVCEDVENYEPGEEFDVISCYSCFPHFRKQKRLLMRMAGWLRAEGWLVVMHLQGRDQINSRHREADDAVQKDYLPLAGVVAAWMWEAGLSPVLTVDTQELYFVGGKKICASVKHFCQSTCIYR